In Octopus bimaculoides isolate UCB-OBI-ISO-001 chromosome 14, ASM119413v2, whole genome shotgun sequence, the following are encoded in one genomic region:
- the LOC106876630 gene encoding growth hormone secretagogue receptor type 1: protein MESFITYETSMAAIPASENVTMPERTLISCSNNDSGYTTANCTEQQSYTITPLVTPLYIKLYVGLLNGIIFSLGVSGNIFVIFIVLSVKEMRTHTNFCLINLSFTDLIYLLVCQPAAVLDFYQEEKWTLGEFMCRFVYFLENLSTSTTILTIIAISLERYFAICHPLLNYSMFSGSRVTKVILAIWLLAALVCFPFLLTSELKESSFHDGSEGYICINDIHLIWQHIYLWVILLLFFILPLFLLIILYLRIICTLLSQTLQGAADTRKNCASMKSRKQVVYILATVVTMFFLCLVPLRILILWKIYAPYEQHKSLPFVSYLNILHTVRLLTYFNSACNPIIYNLISTKFRAASMSVLRRCRSRDQYMSSNTNRLGRIGKKGLCGTNQDKACGGCAKGGHRIGGGEIGGGAGGVGGTSVGQGSGSITTGLTASSTIAYQGGCHYHYTEDSNSFYDTERSKMSSTIL from the exons ATGGAATCGTTCATAACTTACGAAACCTCAATGGCTGCCATTCCTGCCAGCGAAAACGTAACAATGCCAGAGAGGACCCTGATATCTTGTTCCAACAACGACAGCGGTTATACGACAGCCAACTGCACTGAACAACAATCATACACCATTACACCGTTAGTAACACCTCTTTATATCAAACTCTACGTTGGTTTACTGAACGGGATCATATTTTCTCTTGGTGTCAGCGGTAATATATTCGTTATATTTATTGTACTCAGCGTGAAGGAGATGCGTACACACACCAACTTCTGTCTAATCAACCTCAGTTTCACCGACCTAATCTATCTACTTGTTTGCCAACCGGCCGCCGTTCTGGATTTTTACCAAGAAGAAAAGTGGACATTGGGAGAATTCATGT GCAGGTTTGTGTACTTCCTGGAAAACCTGAGCACCAGTACAACCATCTTAACTATCATAGCCATCAGCTTGGAGCGATATTTTGCAATCTGTCATCCATTATTAAACTACAGCATGTTCAGCGGCTCCCGGGTCACAAAAGTGATTTTGGCAATATGGTTATTGGCTGCCTTAGTGTGTTTTCCTTTCCTGCTGACTTCAGAGCTGAAAGAATCGTCATTCCATGATGGCAGTGAAGGATATATCTGCATTAATGACATCCATTTGATATGGCAGCATATCTATCTATGGGTGATTCTTTTGCTGTTCTTTATTCTCCCACTTTTCCTGCTGATTATTCTCTATCTACGAATCATCTGCACCTTGCTCAGTCAGACTCTTCAGGGAGCAGCCGACACTAGAAAGAATTGTGCTTCGATGAAGTCACGGAAGCAG GTCGTCTACATACTGGCCACCGTGGTTACCATGTTCTTTCTCTGCCTGGTGCCATTGCGGATCCTGATTCTGTGGAAGATCTACGCTCCTTATGAACAACATAAGTCTTTGCCGTTCGTGTCGTACCTCAACATCCTGCATACGGTTCGACTGCTAACATACTTCAACAGTGCCTGTAACCCTATCATCTATAACCTGATTTCCACCAAATTCCGAGCAGCTTCCATGTCAGTGCTCCGCAGGTGTCGGAGCAGAGACCAGTATATGAGCTCCAACACAAATCGTTTGGGACGGATCGGAAAAAAGGGGCTTTGTGGCACGAACCAGGACAAAGCTTGCGGTGGTTGCGCCAAGGGTGGGCATCGCATTGGAGGTGGTGAGATTGGTGGCGGTGCTGGGGGTGTCGGTGGCACTAGTGTCGGGCAGGGCAGTGGTAGTATTACTACAGGTCTTACTGCTAGTAGCACCATAGCTTATCAAGGTGGCTGCCATTATCATTATACGGAGGATAGTAATTCGTTTTATGACACGGAACGTTCCAAGATGTCATCCACGATACTGTGA